In Pongo pygmaeus isolate AG05252 chromosome 13, NHGRI_mPonPyg2-v2.0_pri, whole genome shotgun sequence, one genomic interval encodes:
- the GAS1 gene encoding growth arrest-specific protein 1 — protein sequence MVAALLGGGGEARGVTVPGAWLCLMALLQLLGSAPRSSGLAHGRRLICWQALLQCQGEPECSYAYNQYAEACAPVLAQHGGGDAPGAAAAAFPASAASFSSRWRCPSHCISALIQLNHTRRGPALEDCDCAQDENCKSTKRAIEPCLPRTSGGGAGGPGAGGVMGCTEARRRCDRDSRCNLALSRYLTYCGKVFNGLRCTDECRTVIEDMLAMPKAALLNDCVCDGLERPICESVKENMARLCFGAELGNGPGSSGSDGGLDDYYDEDYDDEQRPGGAGGEQPLDDDDGVPHPPRPGSGAAAAGGRGDLPYGPGRRSSGSGGRSVPRVAWTPLASILLLLLLGPLF from the coding sequence ATGGTGGCCGCGCTGCTGGGCGGCGGCGGCGAGGCCCGCGGGGTGACCGTGCCGGGCGCCTGGCTGTGCCTGATGGcgctgctgcagctgctgggcTCGGCGCCGCGGAGCTCGGGGCTGGCGCACGGCCGCCGCCTCATCTGCTGGCAGGCGCTGCTGCAGTGCCAGGGGGAGCCGGAGTGCAGCTACGCCTACAACCAGTACGCCGAGGCGTGCGCGCCGGTGCTGGCGCAGCACGGCGGGGGCGACGCGCCcggggccgccgccgccgctttCCCGGCCTCGGCCGCGTCCTTTTCGTCGCGCTGGCGCTGCCCGAGCCACTGCATCTCGGCCCTCATTCAGCTCAACCACACGCGCCGCGGGCCCGCCCTGGAGGACTGTGACTGCGCGCAGGACGAGAACTGCAAGTCCACCAAGCGCGCCATTGAGCCGTGCCTGCCCCGGACGagcggcggcggcgcgggcggCCCCGGCGCGGGTGGGGTCATGGGCTGCACCGAGGCCCGGCGGCGCTGCGACCGCGACAGCCGCTGCAACCTGGCGCTGAGCCGCTACCTGACTTACTGCGGCAAGGTCTTCAACGGGCTGCGCTGCACAGACGAATGCCGCACCGTCATTGAGGACATGCTGGCTATGCCCAAGGCGGCGCTGCTCAACGACTGCGTGTGCGACGGCCTCGAGCGGCCCATCTGCGAGTCTGTCAAGGAGAACATGGCCCGCCTGTGCTTCGGCGCCGAGCTGGGCAACGGCCCCGGCAGCAGCGGCTCGGATGGGGGCCTGGACGACTACTACGATGAGGACTACGATGACGAGCAGCGCCCCGGGGGCGCGGGTGGTGAGCAGCCGCTGGACGACGACGACGGCGTCCCGCACCCACCGCGCCCGGGCAGCGGCGCTGCTGCAGCGGGCGGCCGCGGGGACCTGCCCTATGGGCCCGGGCGCAGGAGCAGCGGCAGCGGCGGCCGCTCGGTGCCCCGGGTCGCCTGGACCCCACTCGCCTccatcttgctgctgctgctgcttgggCCGCTCTTTTAG